The Entomobacter blattae nucleotide sequence CAGGCACAGCACAAGCCCAACTCCAGATGTTGGACATCCTGGCTAACCTCTTCCAACACACGCCAACACCGCACATATTTATGGCCCTTAACCTTCACGATGAGGCCTTTTTATACCCACTTCTCCTGTCATTAAAAGCGGATTTTCCACAGCCAGGCAGTCATATTTTTGTTTCTCATCTTTTTTATTTTTCACCGTTTTTCAAAACATAAAGTTTTTTCAAAAGACCATTTTATTTTATTCATTTTATTTTCCATCTGTGTAATAAATTGTAATGAAACTTTTTCTTATATTCTTTGTTAAATTAAATACTTTCCTCACACGAAAGAAAACGCAGGTTGCTTTTTGGGGCAAGCCATTCAATGAAAGGAGACAGTCTCATGCACACACTCATGCTTATTTTAACAGCCGCTGCTATTGTTATGGGACTTTCTGCTTTTGATCCACAATCTTCTGGAAAGCTTATGGTGCAATCATCTAACCGTATTGCTAGTCTTGTTGCCGGATAAATTTCAGAAAGTTAAAACATTCCCGATTATTTTCCACTATTTTCCCTTGTAAAAAGCTGCCATAACTGTAAATGCTTTACCCATTATGGCAGCTTTTTACCCTCTTATCGGCATATTGCTAGATCAGGAAGCCCCAGGCCCAGTGCCTCCTTCTTACTCATCTTTTCCCTGGTATGCTTTACGCAATAACTATATGGACTGCATAATTTCCTCAGGTGGCATGCCGGTAGGATTGCCCTTATCCCTTATTACCCTTAAACACCTCTTACCCCGTTTGGATGGGCTTATTATTGCAGGCGGCGCCTTTGATATTGACCCAGCCCTTTATCATCAATCCCCGCAATATCACCCCTTGATTTTAAAACCCAATCGAACCCAGTGCGAGCTCTACGCCACCCAATATGCCCTTTACCATTCTCTTCCCCTCTTAGGAATTTGTGGTGGAGCACAGCTGATGGCCGTAGCCCTCGGCGGTAGCCTTGTTCAACATATTCCAAGCCACTATCCCAATGCCTTACCTCATGAGCAACCCACACCACGTACCCAAGCCAGTCATAGCATTAACATCCTGCCTGATAGTTTGCTGTCCTCTATCACCAAAACCACCGCCATGGCCGTTAATTCTTCTCATCACCAATCCATCCTTTCTGCGGGAAAAGGCACACTCACAGCCTGGGCAGAAGATGGCGTTGTAGAAGCCATCGAACTTCCTTCCCATCCTTTTTTCCTGGGCGTTCAATGGCATCCAGAATTTAGCATTACACCAATGGACAGAAAAATTTTTACAGCCTTTATTAAAGCCTGTACACCCCAGAATCATAACTGAGTACTAATTTTATGGCTACTTATACCGAAGATGTGGCTATTTATTAACAAGCCAAGAACAGAAAATCATAAAAAACTTGATTTTTTCTCTCTTTTCCCTCTACCAAACACTTTGTGTCCATTAGGGAGTCAAAACCATAATGTCAGAAAAACCTGACCGTATTGCAAAGTGGCTTGCCCATGCTGGGGTAGCCAGCCGCAGAGACTGCGAAAATATGATTGCAGAAAAGCGCATACGGTTGAACGGCATTCTTGTTGAGCACCCGGCAACTTTTGTGCAAGATGGAGATCATGTAGAAGTTGATGGAACCACTATTTCTCCTCCGACTCGAATACGATTGTGGCGCTACCATAAACCCACTGGACTGGTCACAACACACAAAGACCCCCAAGGAAGATCAACCGTATTTGAGAGCCTGCCAGAGGCTCTCCCGCGTGTGGTCAGTGTGGGAAGGCTGGATATCACCAGCGAAGGCTTATTACTCCTTACTAACAATGGGGCTTTATCGCGTTTTCTGGAGCTTCCCTCTACCCAATGGAACCGCCGCTACCGGGTTAGGGTCTATGGGCGGGTAGTCCAGGAAAAGCTTGCTCGCCTGAAAAACGGCATAGAAGTTAACGGAGTCCAATATGGTCCTATTGAAGCGACACTGGATTCCCAAAAAGGTGATAATGCGTGGCTTACCGTCTCTCTCCATGAAGGTAAAAATC carries:
- a CDS encoding gamma-glutamyl-gamma-aminobutyrate hydrolase family protein, encoding MAAFYPLIGILLDQEAPGPVPPSYSSFPWYALRNNYMDCIISSGGMPVGLPLSLITLKHLLPRLDGLIIAGGAFDIDPALYHQSPQYHPLILKPNRTQCELYATQYALYHSLPLLGICGGAQLMAVALGGSLVQHIPSHYPNALPHEQPTPRTQASHSINILPDSLLSSITKTTAMAVNSSHHQSILSAGKGTLTAWAEDGVVEAIELPSHPFFLGVQWHPEFSITPMDRKIFTAFIKACTPQNHN
- a CDS encoding pseudouridine synthase produces the protein MSEKPDRIAKWLAHAGVASRRDCENMIAEKRIRLNGILVEHPATFVQDGDHVEVDGTTISPPTRIRLWRYHKPTGLVTTHKDPQGRSTVFESLPEALPRVVSVGRLDITSEGLLLLTNNGALSRFLELPSTQWNRRYRVRVYGRVVQEKLARLKNGIEVNGVQYGPIEATLDSQKGDNAWLTVSLHEGKNREIRKVLEHYDLTVNRLIRISYGPFQLGQLTKGSLQEIPTKVLREQIPTFFQPQSQSR